The Thalassomonas actiniarum genome contains the following window.
TGTAGGGCTCTCCGTAGCGCTCGGTGCGAATGGCTCGAACCATTTTCACTTCAAAAATCCAGTCATCTATTTTTACATAACGTGATATATCGTCTGACATAATGTTTACCTTTTACGAAAACGGCTGCTGACAATAAGGCAGCCGTCAATATGGAAAATAAGCAAATAGTGTATTTGCCTCTAATAGTTTTTGAGGTATTCCATTAACTCCTCATGACTTATTTCCGAGTCTTGGTTGAGATCGATGCGTGCCAACCTTTTATGCAAGGTTTTACTGCGACTGGCGAGGATCTCTGATTCATTAAGTTTGCCGTTTTTGTCGGTATCAAATGCCGTGATAATACTTGAAAACCGCTTAGGTGCTTTATCCTTAACAACAGCGCCAGCTCCCGCCTCGTCACCGGCTGCTTCGCCGGCATAGACAATGGCAGACACTAAAGCACAGGCCAACACCGCCAGGGTGACTTTGAGTAAACTTATCTGATTCATACACCTTCCGTTTTCATTTCTGGGATAAAACAAGCACAACATTGCTCTTGCCACCCCAGAAGAGCACAAACCAGGCCAGAATTGTAACTGTCTGTTTTATCTATATAAAACAAAAATCCCACCCAGAAGACTGTCGCCGGATGGCAACAGTTAAATTATTTAGATAAACTTATTGGTGGAGAATGTCGAACATCAGAAATTAAAAACCTTAAAAATCATGAGCTAACAAGCCGAAAACTCAGTAAAAAAGCTTGTCGCCGATTTGAGACAGAATTGTTTTTTCCTCCGGGATAACATAAAAAGGCCTTTGTCAGCATCATAAAAAAACAAAAACTAACGTGAAACACATTCAATTAAGCAAATCAGCACAGGCGCTGCGCCGGCAAAGTTTATTTCCCCGCGGCATCAGAGCATTTATTTTCAGCAAATTTTTCCGCATTGAAACCCTGTCGATCAAAAAACTCACCCTGTTAGGTTTCACCCTGGTGGCGCTGCCGCTGGTGCTGGCATTACTCTACAGTGCAGTCCAGGTCGATCTGTTATCCAAACAAGGCGCCAATGCCATCTTTGACGTGGCCCGCCTGATCAAAAGTAACCGTGAAATTAATGAAAGTTTGCGAAAAATGGAGCGTTTTGCCAGCCAGTATGTGGTGCTTAAAGACGAAACCTTAAAGGAACAGTTTTTAAGCCGGCAACAGCACCTGCAAACCGTGCTTGCCCAGCAGTCCAGGGATAACCAGGATCTGGTGCTGACCTCAGAAGTCAACGCATTATCCCTTGCCCTGGAAAATATTCACAGGTCATTTTTGACCGAAAAGCGCAACATCTCATCGGATGAACTTGCCCTGGAGCAATTGCAGCAAGAATTCAAACACCTGGCGGCGATCACCCACAAAATCAACCAGCGCAGCAATAAACTGATCGACCTGCAGGCAACTTATATCAAATCCTCAGCCGAAGAAGTCAGTAATGTCATCCTCAAAGGCCTGGTGATCATTCCCGTCACCCTACTTATTGCCGGTTTTTTCATCTTTTTGATCACTAAACCCATGAAGCTGCTCACCCGGAAAATTCAGCGGCTGGAGCAGGGAGATTTCGAGCAGAAAATCATTCTCAAAGGCTCTCCGGAAATCAGGGAAATAGCCGAAGCCCTGGAAGTGATGCGCACCCGGCTGCACGCGCTGGAGCTGCAAAAGTCCAGTTTTATCCGCCATATCTCCCACGAATTAAAAACCCCGCTGGCGGCTATCCGGGAAGGCACCGAGCTGCTCTATGACAACAGCGTCGGCGAGCTCAACGACGGCCAGCAGGAGATCTGCCATATCATCAAAAACAGTGTCCAGCGCCTGCAGCGCCTGATAGAAGACCTGCTGGATTTCAATATTGTGCTCGACTCCACCAGCTTACAGGACTCGGAAAAAGTTTCCCTGGAGCAACTGCTGGGTAAAGTATTGC
Protein-coding sequences here:
- a CDS encoding sensor histidine kinase gives rise to the protein MKHIQLSKSAQALRRQSLFPRGIRAFIFSKFFRIETLSIKKLTLLGFTLVALPLVLALLYSAVQVDLLSKQGANAIFDVARLIKSNREINESLRKMERFASQYVVLKDETLKEQFLSRQQHLQTVLAQQSRDNQDLVLTSEVNALSLALENIHRSFLTEKRNISSDELALEQLQQEFKHLAAITHKINQRSNKLIDLQATYIKSSAEEVSNVILKGLVIIPVTLLIAGFFIFLITKPMKLLTRKIQRLEQGDFEQKIILKGSPEIREIAEALEVMRTRLHALELQKSSFIRHISHELKTPLAAIREGTELLYDNSVGELNDGQQEICHIIKNSVQRLQRLIEDLLDFNIVLDSTSLQDSEKVSLEQLLGKVLQERKLDIKRKQLKVEQALGGIYLHTNAKQLQVILDNLLSNAIKYSPVNASITFDGELQASQLTLTITDQGPGIASDIEQKIFDAFYQGPAPENSQIKGSGLGLTIVQELLMRLNGSIELFSNTLAPSGTRVSVTLPRAYIFNEN